A section of the Amycolatopsis sp. AA4 genome encodes:
- a CDS encoding ABC transporter permease: protein MSVSAVRRAARTGRARLGLGLLAATGFIVLFGPLLAPWPPTAIVAPPLEGPSAKFPLGTDLLGRDVLSRLLCGGGTLIWMTLLATAIGVLLGALIGLTAAYRDGLTDTVLMRAMDVVLSFPETIFVLVFVAAFGRHPLLTASLVGVAFAPGVSRVLRGAALPVLDSEYVLWAKANGLPGRQIVLGEVLPGVTSPLMVETGMRLVWAVTAIASLNYLGFGITPPAPDWGLMVSENQDGLAAAPLPVLAPIALILMMALGGNLVAESVARTVSRTEGKS, encoded by the coding sequence ATGAGCGTCTCCGCGGTGCGCCGCGCGGCCCGGACCGGACGTGCTCGGCTGGGTCTGGGCTTGCTTGCCGCGACCGGGTTTATCGTCCTCTTCGGCCCGTTGCTCGCACCGTGGCCGCCGACCGCCATTGTCGCCCCGCCGTTGGAAGGCCCGAGCGCGAAATTCCCGCTGGGCACGGATCTTCTCGGCCGGGATGTGCTCAGCCGGCTGCTCTGCGGAGGCGGCACCCTCATCTGGATGACGCTCCTCGCCACCGCCATCGGCGTGCTTCTCGGAGCGCTCATCGGCCTGACCGCGGCCTATCGCGACGGGCTCACCGACACCGTCCTCATGCGCGCGATGGATGTGGTGCTGAGCTTCCCGGAGACCATCTTCGTACTGGTCTTCGTGGCCGCGTTCGGCCGGCACCCGCTGCTCACCGCGTCGCTCGTCGGGGTCGCGTTCGCGCCGGGCGTCTCGCGCGTGCTGCGCGGGGCCGCGCTGCCGGTGCTCGACAGCGAATATGTGTTGTGGGCCAAAGCGAACGGGTTGCCCGGGCGGCAGATCGTCCTCGGCGAGGTGCTGCCCGGCGTGACGTCGCCGCTGATGGTGGAGACCGGGATGCGGCTGGTGTGGGCGGTCACCGCGATCGCGTCGCTGAACTATCTCGGCTTCGGCATCACCCCGCCCGCACCGGATTGGGGGCTCATGGTCAGCGAGAACCAGGACGGCCTCGCGGCGGCGCCGCTGCCTGTGCTGGCCCCGATCGCACTGATCCTGATGATGGCGCTCGGCGGCAACCTCGTCGCCG
- a CDS encoding ABC transporter permease, which produces MTARWLARWLALGVLVLLLVSILIFLVTQALPGDVARIILGKDATVEQVAALRHQLGLDQPLVVQYGHWLGGLLTGDPGASLQNREPVSDILGPRIVNSFTLGFLSMLLILPLSVVAGVLSAARRDSFADKAFVAVTSLSMALPPFVVGMLLIALFATSLLGVLPGVSDLPPGDLPWWHPAELVLPVATLTFMGVMYLGRLVRASVIDALDSEYVQMAVLKGLTRRRILFRHALPNAIAASLPAAGLVAAVTITGVVVVEYVYSYPGLGTALVSAVNSHDLPVVQACVLILAATYYLCNLLADVLAAAGRTR; this is translated from the coding sequence ATGACCGCGCGCTGGCTCGCGCGCTGGCTCGCGCTGGGCGTGCTCGTGCTGCTGCTGGTCTCGATCCTGATTTTCCTGGTGACACAAGCCTTGCCCGGCGACGTCGCCCGGATCATCCTCGGCAAAGACGCCACCGTCGAGCAGGTGGCCGCGTTGCGCCATCAGCTCGGGCTCGACCAGCCGCTCGTGGTGCAATACGGCCACTGGCTCGGCGGGCTGCTCACCGGCGACCCGGGAGCGTCGCTGCAGAACCGGGAACCGGTGTCGGACATCCTCGGGCCGCGGATCGTGAACTCGTTCACCCTCGGCTTCCTTTCGATGCTGCTGATCCTGCCGTTATCCGTCGTCGCCGGGGTCTTGAGCGCCGCCCGTCGCGACAGTTTCGCGGACAAGGCGTTCGTCGCGGTCACGTCGCTGAGCATGGCGCTGCCGCCGTTCGTCGTGGGGATGCTGCTGATCGCGCTTTTCGCCACCTCGCTGCTCGGGGTGCTGCCGGGGGTTTCCGACCTCCCGCCCGGCGACCTGCCGTGGTGGCATCCGGCGGAACTCGTGCTGCCGGTCGCCACGCTCACGTTCATGGGGGTGATGTACTTGGGCCGCCTGGTCCGTGCTTCGGTCATCGACGCGCTCGACAGCGAATACGTGCAGATGGCCGTCCTCAAAGGACTCACCCGCCGACGGATCCTGTTCCGGCACGCGCTGCCCAACGCGATCGCGGCGAGCCTGCCCGCCGCCGGTCTGGTCGCGGCCGTCACGATCACCGGCGTCGTGGTGGTCGAATACGTCTACTCGTACCCCGGACTCGGCACGGCGCTGGTCAGCGCGGTGAACTCGCACGATCTGCCGGTGGTGCAGGCGTGCGTGCTCATCCTCGCGGCCACCTACTACCTGTGCAACCTCCTCGCGGACGTCCTCGCCGCAGCGGGGCGGACCCGATGA
- a CDS encoding ABC transporter substrate-binding protein, with translation MSRRPRCLPTLLLAAALVAGCSPPDDAAAGGADTLRVAVSADAGESLNPYVGSQSPIQELRTSLLFEGLTALDPAGRAEWRLATGMTSNADRTQWTITLRPGVKFTDGTEFTSADVVSSIEYLRDPAHAAQGLSLIQMIDPGRIQAVDKLTVRVGLTEPFSPFKEIWASVLLPMTKTGSAPAKPIGTGPFAVKSFAPGRQSTVERFAGYWGEKPKLAAVQLIEYQSQQAQANALLSGRVDIASNTTPTIAKSLVGRDGIQLLDSKGNFSLRIGLNTAVPPFSDVRVRQALRLLVDRQQIVSNVFSGYARIANDYETTAPPCAAPGIPQRTPDVATAKRLLAEAGQSDLAFAITTDGLLPGMSELAQVFAQNAEQAGVKASVNVVPTPELLAKWGKWPAYVDYNPVPYLPSVLGSLLPDRIGNGANWNDPAFVKLAGKLFSSPEKDQCALMNQMHEIEYTSGPNITPAFSDVLMPHRPTVHGLVPDVNGRPLSFLTGVTVE, from the coding sequence GTGTCGCGCAGACCCCGATGCCTGCCAACCCTCCTGCTCGCCGCGGCGCTGGTCGCCGGCTGCAGCCCTCCGGACGACGCGGCCGCGGGCGGGGCCGACACGCTTCGCGTCGCCGTCTCCGCCGACGCGGGCGAGAGCCTCAACCCCTACGTCGGCAGCCAGAGCCCGATCCAGGAACTGCGCACCTCTCTGCTGTTCGAGGGCCTCACCGCGCTGGACCCGGCCGGCCGGGCCGAATGGCGGCTCGCGACCGGCATGACCTCGAACGCCGACCGGACACAGTGGACGATCACGCTGCGCCCCGGCGTGAAGTTCACCGACGGCACCGAGTTCACCTCCGCCGACGTCGTGTCGAGCATCGAATACCTGCGCGATCCCGCGCACGCCGCGCAGGGCCTCTCGCTGATCCAGATGATCGACCCCGGCCGCATTCAAGCGGTCGACAAGCTCACCGTCCGAGTAGGCCTGACCGAACCGTTCAGCCCGTTCAAGGAGATCTGGGCGAGCGTGCTGCTGCCGATGACCAAAACCGGTTCGGCCCCGGCGAAGCCGATCGGCACCGGACCGTTCGCGGTCAAGTCCTTCGCTCCCGGCCGTCAGTCCACTGTGGAACGCTTCGCCGGTTACTGGGGCGAGAAACCGAAGCTCGCCGCTGTCCAGCTGATCGAGTACCAAAGCCAGCAGGCGCAGGCGAACGCGTTGCTGTCCGGCCGCGTCGACATCGCCTCGAACACGACCCCGACGATCGCGAAATCGCTCGTCGGCCGGGACGGAATCCAGCTGCTGGACAGCAAAGGCAACTTCAGCCTGCGGATCGGGCTCAACACGGCAGTCCCGCCGTTCAGCGACGTCCGGGTGCGGCAGGCCTTGCGGCTGCTGGTCGACCGGCAGCAGATCGTGTCCAACGTCTTCAGCGGCTATGCCCGGATCGCGAACGATTACGAGACCACCGCTCCCCCGTGCGCCGCGCCCGGCATTCCGCAACGGACTCCGGACGTCGCGACGGCGAAACGGCTGCTGGCCGAGGCCGGGCAGAGCGATCTCGCGTTCGCGATCACCACCGACGGCCTGCTGCCCGGCATGTCGGAACTGGCTCAGGTCTTCGCGCAGAACGCCGAGCAGGCCGGGGTGAAGGCGAGCGTCAACGTGGTCCCGACGCCGGAACTGCTGGCGAAATGGGGCAAGTGGCCGGCCTACGTCGACTACAACCCGGTCCCCTACCTGCCGTCCGTGCTCGGCTCGCTGCTGCCCGACCGGATCGGCAACGGCGCGAACTGGAACGACCCCGCATTCGTGAAGCTTGCCGGAAAACTGTTCTCCTCGCCCGAAAAAGACCAATGCGCGCTGATGAACCAGATGCACGAGATCGAGTACACGAGCGGCCCGAACATCACGCCCGCGTTCTCCGACGTGCTCATGCCGCACCGGCCGACGGTGCACGGGCTGGTGCCGGACGTCAACGGCCGCCCGCTGTCGTTCCTGACCGGGGTGACCGTCGAATGA
- a CDS encoding LacI family DNA-binding transcriptional regulator, whose translation MAAETGGFPRAERPGRRPVLSDVARLAGTSTAVVSYVLNDGPRPVAEKTRRKVEDAIRMLGYRRNPLAGALSGGRSNLVGVLVPDTANAFYGEMSRCLEAEGRRRGLLTLLGNTDYRPGLADEYGEAFSELRPRGIFVTTGEKPRLSTETPCVFLQWTAPDDSPSVVFNDFDGARLVTEHLLGHGYEDILCVAGEIAVGPAEGREGGWRRAMAEAGLPAEGRLVRTSFDKVEAGRAVREVLTSGRRIRAVYATTDEQALVTIRIAHSLGLRVPEDLAVVGFDGTREARLGDVPLTTVRVPLEEFAVRAFDALDGRTGSSILDGTLSIGVTCGCDPGAAEGTAHAGAAARG comes from the coding sequence GTGGCAGCGGAAACCGGCGGATTCCCCCGCGCCGAGCGTCCCGGGCGCCGGCCGGTTCTTTCCGACGTCGCGCGCCTGGCCGGCACTTCCACCGCGGTGGTCAGCTACGTCCTCAACGACGGGCCGCGTCCGGTCGCCGAGAAAACGCGGCGCAAGGTCGAGGACGCCATCCGGATGCTCGGCTACCGGCGGAATCCGCTCGCCGGGGCGCTGAGCGGCGGCCGGTCCAATCTGGTCGGCGTGCTGGTGCCGGACACCGCGAACGCCTTCTACGGCGAGATGTCGCGCTGCCTCGAAGCGGAAGGCCGCCGCCGGGGATTGCTCACGCTGCTCGGCAACACCGATTACCGGCCGGGTCTCGCGGACGAATACGGCGAGGCGTTCTCCGAACTGCGGCCGCGCGGGATTTTCGTGACGACCGGCGAAAAACCTCGGCTGTCGACCGAAACGCCGTGCGTGTTCCTGCAGTGGACGGCACCGGACGATTCGCCGAGCGTGGTGTTCAACGACTTCGACGGCGCACGGCTCGTCACCGAGCACCTGCTCGGACACGGGTACGAAGACATCCTGTGCGTGGCAGGAGAAATCGCGGTAGGACCGGCCGAAGGACGCGAAGGCGGCTGGCGGCGGGCGATGGCGGAGGCCGGGCTGCCCGCCGAGGGCAGGCTCGTGCGGACGTCCTTCGACAAGGTCGAGGCGGGCCGCGCGGTGCGCGAGGTGCTGACGAGCGGCCGCCGGATCCGCGCGGTCTACGCGACCACCGACGAGCAGGCGCTGGTGACCATCCGCATCGCGCACAGCCTGGGTCTGCGCGTGCCGGAAGACCTCGCGGTCGTCGGCTTCGACGGCACGAGGGAAGCCCGCCTCGGCGACGTCCCGCTCACCACCGTCCGCGTCCCGCTCGAGGAATTCGCCGTCCGCGCCTTCGACGCCCTCGACGGCCGAACCGGTTCGTCCATACTGGACGGAACCCTCAGCATCGGCGTGACCTGCGGCTGCGACCCCGGTGCCGCCGAAGGAACCGCACACGCCGGAGCCGCCGCCCGCGGATGA
- a CDS encoding GAF and ANTAR domain-containing protein has translation MDSQHRQPLWKAIASPPGADGWAQRVCLACAETMGRVDAAILSLRAGPRSEQVLGASDPWAARLAELEYTAGEGPGTEAFETGSAVLVPDLTIGQVRWPGFAQTALATGLGAAFAFPLRFGDVRLGTLELVRHRPGELAAAETRDAALAADLTTAALLRQSREAERAGREFAPSTAVSYQDVHIATGMLAARLRISLDDAFARLRAHAYSSNRPLLDVAKDVLERRTTLEEPSE, from the coding sequence GTGGACAGCCAGCACCGGCAGCCGCTGTGGAAGGCCATCGCCTCCCCGCCCGGCGCGGACGGGTGGGCGCAGCGAGTGTGCCTCGCCTGCGCGGAAACGATGGGCCGGGTCGACGCGGCGATCCTGTCCCTGCGGGCGGGCCCGCGCTCGGAGCAGGTGCTGGGAGCCAGCGACCCGTGGGCGGCCCGGCTCGCGGAGCTGGAGTACACCGCGGGGGAAGGCCCCGGCACGGAGGCCTTCGAAACCGGGAGCGCGGTGCTGGTCCCGGATCTGACGATCGGCCAGGTGCGCTGGCCAGGATTCGCCCAGACCGCGCTCGCGACCGGCCTCGGTGCGGCGTTCGCGTTCCCCCTGCGGTTCGGGGACGTCCGGCTCGGCACTCTCGAACTCGTCCGGCACCGGCCCGGCGAACTGGCCGCCGCGGAGACCCGGGACGCCGCCCTCGCCGCCGACCTGACCACCGCGGCCCTGCTGCGGCAGTCCCGCGAGGCCGAACGCGCCGGGCGCGAATTCGCCCCGAGCACGGCGGTCTCGTACCAGGACGTGCACATCGCCACCGGCATGCTCGCCGCCCGGCTGCGGATCAGCCTCGACGACGCGTTCGCCCGCCTGCGCGCCCACGCCTACAGCTCGAACCGGCCGCTCCTCGACGTGGCCAAGGACGTGCTGGAGCGCCGCACCACCCTGGAGGAGCCGTCCGAATGA
- a CDS encoding SRPBCC family protein — protein sequence MVEVSRTVPAPPEAVFEVLADGWSYSGWVVGSCHIRDVDTSWPQVGAQIHHSFGGWPLQLEDTTAVLAVEPGVSLELEARGGALGTAKIELSLVPDGAGQTTVRMAERVTSGVGAVLPESVQALVLGPRNRESLARLSALALGRWRGTGEPGQP from the coding sequence ATGGTCGAAGTGAGCCGGACGGTGCCCGCGCCGCCGGAAGCGGTGTTCGAGGTCCTGGCGGACGGCTGGTCCTACTCCGGCTGGGTCGTCGGCAGCTGCCACATCCGCGACGTGGACACGAGCTGGCCCCAGGTCGGCGCGCAGATCCACCACAGCTTCGGAGGATGGCCGCTCCAGCTGGAGGACACCACGGCGGTGCTGGCCGTCGAGCCCGGCGTTTCGCTGGAACTGGAGGCCCGCGGCGGCGCGCTCGGCACGGCGAAGATCGAGCTGTCGCTGGTTCCGGACGGGGCGGGGCAGACGACGGTGCGGATGGCCGAGCGGGTGACGAGCGGCGTCGGCGCGGTGTTGCCGGAGAGCGTGCAGGCGCTCGTGCTGGGGCCGCGGAACAGGGAGTCGCTGGCCCGGTTGTCGGCGTTGGCGCTCGGACGCTGGCGGGGGACGGGGGAGCCGGGTCAGCCGTAG
- a CDS encoding NAD(P)/FAD-dependent oxidoreductase, protein MHTADAIVIGAGHNGLVAANLLADAGWEVAVLEEQPAPGGALRTEEITAPGFRSDLCAAFFPLGAASPVLRGLDLTEHGLRWLHAPDALAHVFPDDRCAVLSRDLDRTAESIAQFAPGDAKSWRELFSQWQGFRDEFLDALFTPFPPVRAGARFLRRTGTAELLRLARMLTLPARRFARERFEGEGARLLLSGNSAHSDLSVDNAGSAVFGWLLGMLAQDVGFPVPEGGASELVAALVRRLRAKGGSVHCGTPVTEVLVARGKAVGVRCADGEPIRARKAVLADVTAEALYGNLVAPEWLPARLLADLRVFEWDSATVKVDWALSEPIPWTAKDARGAGTVHLGCDEDGLSAFGAELARDRVPEQPFLLLGQMTTADSTRSPAGTESVWAYTHIPRGCDPETVRRQAERIEATVERNAPGFRDLILARRVQGPADLAGHDANLVGGAINSGTTAIHQQLFFRPVPGLGRADTPVDRLYLAGAAAHPGGAVHGGPGANAARAALARDHALGPGYAALIRAANRAVYG, encoded by the coding sequence GTGCACACCGCCGACGCGATCGTCATCGGGGCCGGGCACAACGGGCTCGTCGCGGCCAACCTGCTCGCCGACGCGGGCTGGGAGGTCGCGGTCCTGGAAGAACAACCCGCCCCGGGCGGGGCCTTGCGCACCGAGGAGATCACCGCGCCCGGCTTCCGCTCGGATCTCTGCGCCGCGTTCTTCCCGCTCGGCGCGGCGTCCCCGGTCCTCCGCGGCCTCGACCTGACCGAGCACGGCCTGCGCTGGCTCCACGCGCCGGACGCGCTCGCGCACGTCTTCCCGGACGACCGCTGCGCCGTTCTTTCCCGCGACCTCGACCGCACCGCGGAATCGATCGCGCAGTTCGCTCCCGGGGACGCGAAATCGTGGCGGGAGCTTTTCTCGCAATGGCAAGGATTCCGCGACGAATTCCTGGACGCCCTGTTCACCCCGTTCCCGCCGGTGCGGGCCGGCGCCCGGTTCCTGCGCCGCACCGGGACCGCCGAATTGCTGCGGCTCGCACGGATGCTCACGCTGCCCGCCCGCCGATTCGCGCGCGAACGCTTCGAGGGCGAGGGCGCGCGGCTGCTGTTGTCCGGAAACTCCGCGCACAGCGACCTTTCCGTCGACAACGCCGGAAGCGCGGTTTTCGGCTGGCTGCTGGGGATGCTGGCCCAGGACGTCGGCTTCCCGGTCCCCGAAGGCGGCGCGAGCGAACTGGTGGCCGCCTTGGTGCGCAGGCTCCGCGCCAAGGGCGGATCTGTCCACTGTGGAACGCCGGTGACCGAGGTACTGGTGGCGCGCGGCAAAGCGGTCGGCGTGCGCTGCGCGGACGGCGAGCCGATCCGGGCGCGCAAGGCCGTGCTGGCCGACGTCACCGCGGAGGCGTTGTACGGCAACCTCGTCGCGCCGGAATGGCTGCCGGCGCGGTTGCTGGCGGATCTCCGGGTGTTCGAATGGGACAGTGCGACGGTGAAGGTCGACTGGGCGTTGTCCGAGCCGATCCCGTGGACCGCGAAGGACGCCCGCGGCGCGGGAACCGTCCATCTGGGCTGCGACGAGGACGGGCTGTCCGCTTTCGGCGCGGAACTGGCCCGCGACCGCGTGCCCGAGCAGCCGTTCCTGTTGCTGGGCCAGATGACGACGGCGGACTCGACGCGGTCCCCCGCCGGTACCGAATCCGTGTGGGCCTACACGCATATCCCGCGCGGCTGCGATCCCGAGACGGTGCGGCGCCAGGCCGAACGCATCGAGGCCACGGTGGAGCGCAACGCACCCGGCTTCCGGGACTTGATCCTCGCCCGCCGCGTGCAAGGCCCGGCGGACCTGGCCGGCCACGACGCGAACCTCGTCGGCGGCGCGATCAACAGCGGCACGACGGCGATCCACCAGCAGCTGTTCTTCCGCCCGGTCCCCGGTCTCGGCCGGGCCGACACGCCCGTGGACCGGCTGTACCTCGCCGGCGCCGCGGCGCACCCCGGCGGCGCGGTCCACGGGGGCCCGGGCGCGAACGCCGCCCGCGCCGCGCTGGCCCGCGACCACGCGCTCGGCCCGGGGTACGCCGCGCTGATCCGCGCGGCGAACCGAGCCGTCTACGGCTGA
- a CDS encoding NAD-dependent epimerase/dehydratase family protein has translation MRIVLTGASGNVGTALLRALGPGHEIVGVARRVPDRVAEPYSRAEWHSVDIGAPGADEVLTEIFSGADAVVHLAWAISPAWGDPPMARTNERGTANVLKAVSNAGVGQLACASSAAAYAPEPNDEKVTEDWPCRGIAASAYSRGKADLEDALELFISAHPDVAVAWMRPCAILQRRAAGEFTRWLLPPVLPPRLVGGRFSPVPLWQGLRLQAVHTDDVAEAFRLALEQRAVGPFNLAAEDVLDAAAFARAVGGTRVSVPKPVARTVARAAWLAGLQPLHPGWLELADRAALVDTSRARLVLGWTPRHSSAETVRDLVAGIRRKDGAPSAPLASARTGLLDRARTLGRGRPTRQSQA, from the coding sequence ATGCGGATCGTGCTCACAGGCGCCAGCGGCAACGTCGGCACCGCGCTGTTGCGTGCCCTCGGACCCGGCCACGAGATCGTCGGCGTCGCGCGCCGGGTGCCGGATCGCGTCGCTGAGCCGTACTCGCGAGCGGAGTGGCATTCAGTGGACATCGGCGCGCCGGGTGCCGACGAGGTGCTGACCGAGATCTTCAGCGGCGCGGACGCGGTCGTGCACCTGGCCTGGGCCATCTCCCCCGCGTGGGGCGACCCGCCGATGGCGCGCACCAACGAGCGCGGCACCGCGAACGTCCTGAAGGCCGTCAGCAACGCAGGCGTCGGACAGCTGGCGTGCGCCTCCTCGGCCGCGGCCTACGCGCCGGAGCCGAACGACGAAAAGGTCACCGAGGACTGGCCGTGCCGCGGGATCGCGGCGAGCGCGTACAGCCGGGGCAAAGCGGATCTCGAAGACGCGCTGGAACTGTTCATTTCCGCGCACCCGGACGTCGCCGTCGCGTGGATGCGCCCGTGCGCGATCCTGCAGCGGCGCGCGGCCGGCGAATTCACCCGCTGGCTGCTCCCGCCCGTGCTGCCGCCCCGCCTGGTCGGCGGCCGGTTCTCGCCGGTGCCGCTGTGGCAGGGCTTGCGGCTGCAGGCCGTGCACACCGACGACGTCGCCGAAGCTTTCCGGCTCGCGCTCGAGCAGCGTGCGGTCGGCCCGTTCAACCTCGCCGCCGAGGACGTGCTCGACGCCGCCGCGTTCGCGCGTGCGGTGGGCGGCACCCGGGTCTCGGTGCCGAAGCCCGTCGCGCGGACGGTCGCTCGCGCCGCCTGGCTCGCCGGACTCCAGCCGCTGCACCCCGGCTGGCTCGAACTCGCCGACCGCGCCGCGCTGGTCGACACCTCGCGGGCGCGGCTCGTGCTCGGCTGGACGCCGCGGCACAGCTCGGCCGAAACCGTGCGGGACCTGGTCGCCGGGATCCGCCGGAAGGACGGCGCGCCGTCGGCCCCGCTCGCCTCGGCGCGAACCGGACTGCTCGACCGCGCGCGGACGCTGGGCAGGGGCCGTCCGACCCGCCAGTCGCAGGCCTGA
- a CDS encoding DUF72 domain-containing protein: MWTHKAWPGRFLPSSLPAKERLRAYAGWCNAVEGNTTFYATPARSTVETWAQQTGPDFRFVVKVPKTVTHERRFAGVETEMRAFLDALEPLGERAVLWTQVPGSFGPADVDVLGRFLRRLPAGLRRAVEVRHPEFFTDARATSLLEGTLAAAEAEWVPFDTTVFFQRPPTSEAEQDAWAKKPRLPRRTRALTDRPVVRYLGRDSVEETVEGWRLWTEVVAGWLREGRSPTVFLHTPDNDEAPALARRFHDDVRALVPSLEALPEPEPVEPATLF; the protein is encoded by the coding sequence ATGTGGACGCACAAGGCGTGGCCCGGGCGGTTCCTGCCGTCGTCGCTCCCCGCCAAGGAACGCCTGCGGGCCTACGCGGGCTGGTGCAACGCGGTCGAAGGCAACACCACTTTCTACGCGACCCCCGCGCGAAGCACGGTCGAGACGTGGGCGCAGCAGACCGGTCCCGACTTCCGGTTCGTGGTCAAGGTGCCCAAGACCGTGACGCACGAGCGCCGGTTCGCCGGGGTCGAGACCGAGATGCGGGCGTTCCTGGACGCGCTCGAACCCCTCGGCGAGCGGGCGGTGCTGTGGACCCAGGTGCCCGGTTCGTTCGGCCCGGCGGACGTCGACGTCCTCGGCCGCTTCCTGCGCCGCCTCCCGGCCGGCCTCCGGCGTGCGGTGGAGGTGCGGCACCCCGAGTTTTTCACTGACGCCAGGGCGACGTCGCTGCTGGAGGGAACGCTCGCCGCCGCGGAGGCGGAATGGGTGCCGTTCGACACCACGGTCTTCTTCCAGCGCCCGCCGACCAGCGAGGCCGAGCAGGACGCCTGGGCCAAGAAGCCGCGGCTGCCGCGCCGGACGCGGGCGCTGACCGACCGGCCGGTCGTCCGCTACTTGGGGCGGGATTCGGTGGAGGAAACCGTCGAGGGCTGGCGGCTGTGGACTGAAGTGGTCGCTGGCTGGTTGCGGGAAGGCCGCTCGCCGACGGTTTTCCTGCACACTCCCGACAACGACGAGGCGCCGGCGCTGGCCCGGCGGTTCCACGACGACGTGCGCGCGCTGGTGCCGAGCCTGGAGGCGCTGCCCGAGCCGGAGCCGGTGGAGCCCGCGACATTGTTCTGA
- a CDS encoding helix-turn-helix domain-containing protein, translating into MARDPRLRQLGAFLHARRDEAPPPASAGSERRQVPGLRRGEVAALAFVSDEYYTRIEQGRVMPSTDVIRRVAAALGLDDDQTRYALDLVAVADAPAPNPEPSDPLRRLVDRMGEVPAILVGPETSVLAWNAAAARLLTDFGAVSPERRRYVQLLFTDPVLQSRFADLEAMRRTTIGIVRASTPAGPPAGDWIDELLPDPAFKALWERNDVVLPHTHLRVRLRLPGGVEEPVDQVVLQVVDDPHQRLIAFVPAE; encoded by the coding sequence ATGGCGCGTGACCCGCGGCTCAGGCAGCTCGGCGCGTTCCTGCACGCCCGCCGCGACGAAGCCCCGCCGCCCGCCTCCGCCGGATCGGAACGCCGCCAGGTGCCCGGCCTCCGGCGCGGCGAGGTCGCAGCGCTGGCTTTCGTCAGCGACGAGTACTACACGCGGATCGAACAGGGCCGGGTCATGCCGAGCACCGACGTGATCCGCCGCGTCGCCGCCGCGCTCGGGCTGGACGACGACCAGACGCGGTACGCCCTCGATCTCGTCGCGGTCGCCGACGCCCCCGCGCCGAACCCCGAGCCGAGCGATCCGCTGCGCCGCCTCGTCGACCGGATGGGCGAGGTGCCCGCGATCCTCGTCGGACCGGAGACGTCGGTCCTGGCCTGGAACGCCGCGGCCGCGCGCCTGCTGACCGATTTCGGCGCGGTCTCGCCGGAACGCCGCCGGTACGTGCAGTTGCTGTTCACCGACCCGGTCCTGCAGAGCCGGTTCGCGGACCTGGAAGCGATGCGGCGCACGACCATCGGCATCGTGCGCGCGAGCACCCCGGCGGGCCCGCCGGCCGGCGACTGGATCGACGAGCTGCTCCCCGACCCCGCCTTCAAGGCCCTCTGGGAGCGCAACGACGTCGTGCTGCCGCACACCCACCTGCGGGTGCGGCTCCGGCTGCCGGGCGGCGTCGAGGAGCCGGTGGACCAGGTGGTGCTGCAGGTGGTCGACGATCCGCATCAGCGGCTGATCGCGTTCGTTCCGGCGGAGTAG
- a CDS encoding amidohydrolase family protein has translation MIDRERIDVHTHLVPPFWGEALAQHGGDPSGWTLPPWTPDDHLKFMDANGIATSVLSLTAPSVTGWAGSARREMARRVNEYTAELVRERPDRFGLFATVPLPDIEGAVAEVDHAFGALRADGVVLLSNYDGGYLGDGRYAPLWAALDRRRAVVFVHPAHPLVPLLPGIPGPLVDYPFDTTRNAVHMVFHGITERYPNVRIILSHAGGFVPFAALRFCQIQAALEPAGPTAEDFLARFRRFYWDTALSSGEYAFGALSRFADPARILYGSDFPYAPPEVGTRFTEILDTESGLTAGQSRAIDSGNARALFPRLG, from the coding sequence ATGATCGACCGCGAACGCATCGACGTCCACACCCACCTGGTCCCTCCGTTCTGGGGCGAGGCTCTCGCGCAGCACGGCGGCGACCCGTCGGGCTGGACGCTGCCGCCGTGGACGCCCGACGACCACCTGAAGTTCATGGACGCCAACGGCATCGCCACGAGCGTACTGTCGCTCACCGCCCCGAGCGTGACGGGCTGGGCCGGCTCGGCGCGTCGCGAGATGGCCCGCCGCGTCAACGAATACACCGCGGAGCTGGTGCGGGAACGCCCGGACCGGTTCGGGTTGTTCGCGACCGTCCCGTTGCCCGACATCGAAGGCGCGGTCGCGGAGGTCGACCACGCGTTCGGCGCGCTCCGGGCCGACGGGGTGGTCCTGCTTTCCAACTACGACGGCGGCTACCTGGGCGACGGCCGTTACGCGCCGCTCTGGGCGGCGCTGGACCGGCGGCGCGCGGTGGTCTTCGTCCATCCCGCGCATCCGCTCGTCCCGCTGCTCCCCGGGATTCCGGGGCCGCTGGTGGACTATCCGTTCGACACCACCCGCAACGCGGTGCACATGGTGTTCCACGGCATCACCGAGCGGTATCCGAACGTCCGGATCATCCTTTCGCACGCAGGCGGTTTCGTGCCCTTCGCGGCGTTGCGGTTCTGCCAGATCCAGGCCGCGCTGGAACCCGCCGGGCCGACCGCCGAAGACTTCCTGGCCCGATTCCGCCGCTTCTATTGGGACACCGCGCTGTCGTCGGGCGAATACGCTTTCGGCGCGCTTTCCCGGTTCGCCGACCCGGCGCGGATCCTCTACGGAAGCGACTTCCCTTACGCTCCACCGGAAGTGGGCACCCGCTTCACCGAGATCCTGGACACGGAAAGCGGATTGACCGCCGGACAAAGCCGCGCGATCGATTCCGGAAACGCCCGCGCGCTTTTCCCCCGGCTGGGCTGA